A genomic stretch from Alloyangia pacifica includes:
- a CDS encoding shikimate dehydrogenase, giving the protein MDTAQTREDCLLAGLIGQGIALSRTPLMQMQEARAQGLFATYKKLDMDAPERRDMTLAQMVQSAEAAGFDGLNITYPYKIDVIPLLDELSENARAVGAVNTVVFQDGRRIGHNTDMWGFAESFRRGLDGADTDHAVLLGAGGAGVAVAHALADCGVKNLSIFDTDPARAEGLARLVASNRPDTKTQAVSDLAALFAQDKPNGVVNATPMGMAKLPGMAIDEDLIAADLWVADIVYFPLETRLIATARAKGCRVLPGSGMAVFQAVRAFELFTGRPADPVRMKATFDAFDQPAQDAGTQKR; this is encoded by the coding sequence TTGGACACCGCGCAAACACGGGAAGACTGCCTGCTGGCCGGGCTGATCGGTCAGGGTATCGCGCTGTCGCGCACGCCTCTCATGCAAATGCAGGAGGCACGCGCGCAGGGTCTCTTTGCCACCTACAAGAAGCTCGACATGGACGCGCCCGAGCGGCGCGACATGACGCTGGCGCAGATGGTGCAATCGGCCGAGGCCGCGGGCTTCGATGGCCTCAACATCACCTACCCCTACAAGATCGACGTGATCCCCCTGCTCGACGAGTTGAGCGAGAACGCGCGCGCCGTCGGCGCGGTGAATACCGTTGTCTTCCAGGATGGCAGGCGGATCGGTCACAATACCGACATGTGGGGCTTTGCCGAAAGCTTCCGTCGCGGTCTCGACGGCGCCGATACAGATCACGCGGTGTTGCTGGGGGCCGGTGGCGCAGGCGTCGCCGTCGCTCACGCCCTGGCCGATTGCGGCGTAAAGAACCTGTCGATCTTCGACACCGATCCTGCCCGTGCCGAGGGGCTGGCAAGGCTCGTCGCCTCGAACCGTCCGGACACCAAAACGCAGGCAGTCAGCGATCTTGCCGCGCTCTTTGCGCAGGACAAGCCGAACGGTGTGGTCAACGCGACCCCTATGGGCATGGCCAAGCTGCCGGGCATGGCGATCGACGAAGACCTGATAGCCGCCGACCTCTGGGTCGCCGACATCGTATATTTCCCGCTGGAAACTCGCCTCATCGCCACCGCGCGCGCCAAGGGGTGCCGGGTGCTGCCGGGCTCGGGCATGGCGGTCTTCCAGGCGGTGCGCGCCTTCGAACTCTTCACCGGGCGGCCCGCCGATCCGGTTCGCATGAAGGCGACCTTCGACGCCTTCGATCAGCCTGCGCAGGACGCGGGCACACAGAAACGCTAA